GGTCACGTGGTGCCGGTGTCTGGGTGTCACGTGCGGGTGTCAAGCCTTCAGACCTGTAGTGCTAACTTGGAATGTGACAGATGCCCATTGTACAGGTGATAAGATGTGCTGAAATGAACAGGTGTCTCTGATGTGACTAGTATCTTGcaacaatttcaaaagGGCCCTGCCTCTTTGGGAGAACACATGAAAAACccaaattttttcaagaagattcAAACTTTGACTGGAGCTGGTATTATCACATCGCGTCGCACACAACTGGACCAGTCAGTTTAAACAACCATTTGCCCTTCTGTGTAAAATTGAACTCGAAAGCTCAGAGCTATTTTagtttccttctttttttgatgCAATGTATTGATAAACTCCTTGAACTTTAGATAACGTTCCTTCCACTGTACATCTGTGCAAGTGACAGGTATAACACGGATAATATGCCGCAATTGGCGTGTAGTTCTTTAAGATTCGCCATTTCAATGGAACGCTTAGTGGCATAATAGTACTTATCGGCTGTCATGGAGGGGTCGGGTCGTAAGGTAGTGGCTGTACGAGTTTTCTCGCAAATTTTATTGGATGAGCGGGCTTTGCCTCTGGTCATCGTGGGTAGTTAATAGTAAGTTTAAAATTGGCGTGCTAGTAAGTGGAATGTCAAAATTCGATAAACCATTGAAATGGCGATTCTTAGATTATCACATATCCATGAGCCTGAAATCAAGACTGCCATGAAAAAGAGCTATTCAAAGAAGCTTCGAAAACTTTGTTCAGTAGGGGTGTATGTATATTTTAACACATGTTTCAATGAACACCTAGTGATTGTCGTTTAAGCTCGGAAACTTCCCCTTCCAGTTGTAGGTAACAGATGCTCACAGACTCCTGACGTGATGTCGATAGGCACTGGGCATCACGtggttttctttctcttgtcGGTGTTCCCCTGATGTAAAAATTAACACGATTTTACTATATTAAAGTAATAAAGATTTGCGACGATGGTTATATATGGGTATTATACGTATAGATATGCCGTATTTCAGTTTGATGCAAAGGGGCGATGGTCTCTTGGACGACCACACCTGTGGTCTCTCCGTGGGTCCCGTGGGTCCCGCGGCTGGTCCGCGACTTGCTCGCGGTACCTCTCTTTCACATCTAGCTCATGGATCCGAGTTCCTGTCAATTGGTTGCCAATCGTGAACCATCCGGGGCGGATGTTGTGGTCCCTACCGAAGATCTCCAGTTTCCGCGCGTGCGGGCCCACGAGCCGCTCGATGATCCCGTACAGCTCGTCCGGCTTGCGACTGGTCTCCCTCGTGGTCGAGACAATGACGTCGATGTCGATGTGCCGGTTCAGCCAGTGAGGATGCGCCTTCACGCCAACGAGCAAGTGTTCCTTCGAGTGGTTTAGCCAGTGGCCCGTGCGGCCAGTCACAATGGTACGCCCGAGCTGGTTTGTCTTGATCCAGGATACCTCGTTGACGACCTCGTACCCCCATTTGGCGAGCGACTCCTTCCCAAGCTCTAGTGCACGGCCTGTGACCCACAGAAAAAGCACACCTTCGTCCTGCAGTTGGTCGAGGGGCAACTCGAGAAGCTCGACATCGTTGCAGGTACCGTAGGGCAAGTTCATGTGGATATTCCACGCTGGGTCAGCAACGACGACAGAGAATTTGCCCAGCACGCTGAAGTCAAACTTCCGCACGTCGCATTGGATCCATTGCGGGGGTAACGGTTCCTTGCATTGGACGGAGCAGCAGTACCCGTGCGTGTACAGGGGAGGAACCGCCGCAGAGGTATTTGCTGCGGCCCGTTCGCTGGCCAATTGCAAAGCTGACTCCGGGATGTACTGCAGGTAATGGAGATACCTACAAGAGTTCAGCTTATGGCATGTGTCCAAGTAAGAACAGTCTCCGAGCGTGACGTCCGTCTGCGGTTTTAAGTTCGGGATGAAGTGTATGTGCGTCTCCAAACACTGCACGAACTGAGGGTTGTGCTGTTCCGCTTTGGTCAGTTTCGACCACTGCATGGAGACCACCTTGTTGTTGACAATGTACGCGAGACCCGTTAGCAACCGCGCGTGCTCGGGATCACCACACACGGAGATGTACTCCTCAAACCGCGTTGTGTACTTGGCACGCTCCCTCGCCAGTTGGAAACTCACGGGTTCACTCTGCAGGATGTGGTCCAACTTCGCGGACAGTACCTTCACCAACGGCGCAGTATATTCGTCGGCGGCCCTCGCATCCTTATCGAAGTCCAATGCGTCCATGAGCCTGTCCAGCAACGGCGTTTGCTCGTCAAACAGCGTTTcagcatcatcatcatcggAGGCATCAACAGTATCATCATGACAATCAACTCTAGCGCCACGGCCACTGTCCTGCAGCAGCTG
This DNA window, taken from Huiozyma naganishii CBS 8797 chromosome 7, complete genome, encodes the following:
- the IME4 gene encoding mRNA (N6-adenosine)-methyltransferase (similar to Saccharomyces cerevisiae IME4 (YGL192W); ancestral locus Anc_8.152), translating into MTVTLSGDLEVASQSVSCATCHCKNVLRSDNEKNRKRSNTVKGEREVQGHGESGVDTAVTMVGPVDADVDVVRFLGENSALLLAKPLDGRLRDVHSLYVMNKQKLPAPFDEFLECVRTISQVSGDAVVLVETRELQGTEWVIEFIDTFALQILEGQLLQDSGRGARVDCHDDTVDASDDDDAETLFDEQTPLLDRLMDALDFDKDARAADEYTAPLVKVLSAKLDHILQSEPVSFQLARERAKYTTRFEEYISVCGDPEHARLLTGLAYIVNNKVVSMQWSKLTKAEQHNPQFVQCLETHIHFIPNLKPQTDVTLGDCSYLDTCHKLNSCRYLHYLQYIPESALQLASERAAANTSAAVPPLYTHGYCCSVQCKEPLPPQWIQCDVRKFDFSVLGKFSVVVADPAWNIHMNLPYGTCNDVELLELPLDQLQDEGVLFLWVTGRALELGKESLAKWGYEVVNEVSWIKTNQLGRTIVTGRTGHWLNHSKEHLLVGVKAHPHWLNRHIDIDVIVSTTRETSRKPDELYGIIERLVGPHARKLEIFGRDHNIRPGWFTIGNQLTGTRIHELDVKERYREQVADQPRDPRDPRRDHRCGRPRDHRPFASN